The Dasypus novemcinctus isolate mDasNov1 chromosome 2, mDasNov1.1.hap2, whole genome shotgun sequence genome includes a region encoding these proteins:
- the IL9 gene encoding interleukin-9 translates to MLPARVLVSTLLLCSVGAQSCSTTQGIRDVSYLVDKLQGHQPSKCNCSTNVTDCLCLPIPSDNCTAPCFQQGLSQITNTTVEKTLTLIFYRVKRTIESLQRNKCQVFSCEQPCSQATAGNLLTFLKSLREIFQKEGMRGRI, encoded by the exons ATGCTCCCCGCCAGGGTCCTCGTCTCCACCCTGCTCCTCTGCTCCGTGGGCGCCCAGAGCTGCTCAACCACCCAAGGGATCAGGGACGTCAGCTACCTTGTCGACAAACTGCAG GGACATCAACCTTCGAAATGCAACTGCAGCACAAAT GTGACCGATTGCTTGTGTCTTCCCATCCCTTCT GACAATTGCACCGCACCATGCTTCCAGCAGGGGCTGTCACAGATAACCAACACCACAGTGGAAAAGACACTCACCCTGATTTTCTATCGGGTGAAAAGAACAATTGAATCCCTACAGAGGAATAAGTGTCAG GTTTTTTCCTGCGAGCAGCCATGCAGTCAAGCCACAGCAGGCAACCTGCTGACTTTTCTGAAGAGCCTCCGGGAAATTTTCCAGAAAGAAGGGATGAGAGGCAGAATATGA